Proteins encoded in a region of the Thunnus thynnus chromosome 8, fThuThy2.1, whole genome shotgun sequence genome:
- the slc44a5b gene encoding choline transporter-like protein 5-B isoform X2, which translates to MARKTDIPSSYYGEPRKFDPNFRGPVHNRSCTDVVCCIIFIIVILGYIALGTVAWIHGDPRKVVYPTNSHGQFCGQQGTLNANKTKLFYFNMLKCANPAVLINLQCPTTQLCVSKCPDRFATLLDAQNTKNWEYYKQFCKPGFEIGSKSVAEVLRDEDCPSMIVPSRPFLQRCFPDFITRNGILTVANQTIFNDGVNKQRSVNDLKDAANQVTAIQQGVERGIANLLNAKEVGIKIFEDYANSWDWILIGLVITMVVSLLFILLLRYTADVLLWFIVFVVIAVVGYGIWHCYWEYSMLSGKPGANVTISDIGFQTDFSIYLQLSQTWLIFMISLAVIEFIVVIMLIFLRTRLRIAIALLKEGSRAISYIMSALFYPIITFFLLAICIAYWAVTAVFLASSGHAVYKVMSADDKCMYANLTCSPKNFSQTNITKVCPGSQCMFAFYGGESMYHRYILVLHLCNLFVFLWLVNFTIALGQCTLAGAFASYYWALKKPKDIPECPLYSSFSRAIRYHTGSLAFGSLILAVVQMVRLVLEYLDQKLKGSQNACTRFMLCCLECCFWCLEHFIKFLNRNAYIMIAIYGKNFCTSSKDAFFLLMRNIIRVTVLDKVTDFVLFLGKLVISGSVGVLAFFFFTRKIPVIQEEVPSLNYYWVPLLTVIFGSYMIAHGFFNVYSMCVDTLFLCFCEDLERNDGSSSRPYYMSPGLHKILRKGEEGAKLCAAS; encoded by the exons GTGAGCCGCGCAAGTTTGACCCAAACTTCAGAGGGCCTGTTCATAACAG gAGCTGCACTGATGTGGTTTgctgtattattttcattattgtcatCCTTGGCTACATTGCCCTGGGTACTGTGG CCTGGATCCACGGCGACCCCAGGAAGGTCGTCTATCCGACCAACAGCCACGGTCAGTTCTGTGGCCAGCAGGGGACCCTTAATGC aaacaaaaccaaattatTCTACTTCAACATGTTGAAATGTGCCAATCCTGCAGTTTTAATTAACCTCCAGTGCCCTACAACCCAG CTCTGTGTCTCCAAGTGCCCTGACAGATTTGCCACTCTCCTGGATGCGCAGAATACCAAAAACTGGGAATATTACAAGCAATTCTGCAAACCGGGCTTTGAGATTGGCAGTAAG TCAGTTGCAGAAGTCTTACGAGATGAAGACTGCCCATCTATGATCGTGCCAAGCAGACCTT tTCTTCAGCGGTGCTTCCCTGATTTCATTACAAGAAATGGAATTTTAACTGTAGCCAATCAGACCATCTTCAATGACGGTGTCAATAAACAGAGAAGTGTCAATGACCTCAAAGACGCTGCCAA cCAAGTAACCGCCATACAGCAAGGAGTGGAAAG AGGTATCGCCAATCTGCTGAATGCCAAAGAAGTTGGCATTAAGATCTTTGAGGATTATGCAAATTCCTGGGACTGGATCCTCAT TGGTCTGGTGATAACCATGGTGGTCAGTCTGCtcttcatcctgctgctgcGCTACACTGCTGATGTGCTCCTGTGGTTCATTGTCTTTGTTGTCATCGCTGTGGTTGGCTACG GTATCTGGCACTGCTACTGGGAGTACAGTATGCTGAGTGGGAAGCCAGGTGCTAATGTCACCATTTCTGATATCGGCTTCCAGACAGATTTCAGCATTTACCTTCAGCTCAGCCAGACGTGGCTCATCTTCA TGATCTCACTTGCTGTGATTGAGTTTATCGTTGTGATTATGCTGATATTTCTGAGGACGAGGCTGCGAATCGCTATTGCATTACTGAAGGAGGGAAGCAG GGCCATCAGTTACATCATGTCCGCTCTTTTCTACCCTATCATCACCTTTTTCCTTCTGGCCATCTGCATTGCTTACTGGGCCGTCACAGCAGT CTTCTTAGCATCATCTGGTCATGCAGTCTACAAGGTCATGTCTGCTGACGATAAATGCATGTATGCCAACCTCACATGCAGCCCAAAG AATTTCAGTCAGACCAATATCACCAAAGTGTGCCCCGGATCACAATGCATGTTTGCCTTCTATGGTGGGGAGAGCATGTACCACCGCTACATCTTAGTCCTCCATCTTTGCAACCTGTTTGTGTTCCTCTGGCTGGTCAACTTTACCATCGCCCTGGGCCAGTGCACCCTGGCCGGGGCCTTCGCATCCTACTACTGGGCCCTGAAGAAGCCAAAAGACATCCCTGAATGCCCCCTCTACTCTTCATTTAGCAGAGCCATACG TTATCACACAGGTTCCCTCGCCTTCGGTTCTCTGATCCTCGCTGTGGTGCAGATGGTCCGACTTGTTCTCGAGTACCTGGATCAAAAACTGAAAG GTTCTCAAAATGCATGCACTCGATTCATGCTTTGCTGCCTCGAATGCTGCTTCTGGTGCCTGGAACATTTCATCAAGTTTCTAAACAGAAATGCGTACATTATG ATAGCAATATATGGAAAGAACTTCTGCACCTCTTCCAAGGACGCTTTCTTCCTCTTGATGAGGAATATTATTCG GGTGACTGTCCTGGACAAGGTGACAGATTTTGTGCTCTTCTTGGGAAAACTGGTTATTTCAGGAAGTGTTG GTGTTCTtgcatttttcttcttcacacGTAAAATACCAGTCATTCAAGAGGAGGTGCCATCCCTAAATTACTACTGGGTCCCCCTTCTG ACGGTGATATTTGGATCCTACATGATCGCACATGGCTTTTTTAACGTCTATTCCAtgtgtgtggacacactgttcCTGTGCTTTT GTGAAGACCTGGAGAGGAATGACGGTTCTTCCTCCAGGCCCTACTACATGTCTCCTGGCCTGCACAAGATCCTGCGTAAAGGAGAGGAGGGTGCCAAATTATGTGCTGCCTCCTGA